One part of the Deltaproteobacteria bacterium genome encodes these proteins:
- a CDS encoding RluA family pseudouridine synthase: MQYQFKVKKSERGVTIENFLHGKLENWSHKKIKQAIDKKRVFVNGRQVFISKWNLKPNDRVEFRPEKADYPSLPALSKYHFVKVLHEDPYLLACDKPPFVDYDSYVAQVNAYLKRTSPQKKFYPYLGQMHRLDKETSGVIIFTKKKMANILADQFRGRRIRKIYLAVVEGRVEREEGVIRGAIEKGRFEGGKKGRISREGKESVTLFRVKERYDDATLLEVRLGTGRTHQIRIHMSEMGYPVVGDKLYRGADKIPNSNPPEADQIPKEKSSIVNRQSSIKRQALHAWRIEFEHPVTRKWLKITAPIPEDMGRLIDKLRTGSQGC, from the coding sequence AGATCAAGCAGGCGATCGACAAAAAAAGGGTTTTTGTCAACGGAAGACAGGTTTTTATTTCCAAATGGAATTTAAAACCAAACGACCGCGTCGAATTTCGCCCCGAAAAAGCCGACTACCCCTCTCTCCCTGCGCTTTCCAAATATCATTTCGTCAAGGTGCTCCACGAAGACCCATACCTGCTCGCCTGCGACAAGCCGCCGTTTGTGGACTACGACTCGTACGTGGCACAGGTGAATGCCTATCTCAAGCGGACCTCGCCGCAAAAAAAGTTTTATCCCTATCTGGGCCAGATGCACCGCCTCGACAAGGAAACCTCCGGTGTCATCATTTTCACCAAAAAGAAGATGGCCAACATCCTGGCCGACCAGTTTCGCGGAAGGAGAATAAGAAAAATATATCTCGCCGTGGTGGAAGGGAGGGTGGAAAGGGAAGAAGGGGTGATCCGCGGGGCGATTGAAAAAGGGCGGTTTGAAGGGGGAAAAAAGGGGCGGATCTCGCGGGAAGGGAAAGAGAGCGTCACTTTATTTCGCGTGAAAGAGCGCTATGACGACGCCACCCTGCTGGAGGTGCGGCTCGGAACGGGGCGGACGCATCAGATTCGCATCCATATGAGTGAGATGGGATATCCGGTGGTGGGGGATAAATTGTATAGGGGGGCCGACAAAATTCCAAATTCCAATCCGCCTGAGGCGGACCAAATTCCAAAGGAAAAATCGTCAATCGTCAATCGTCAATCTTCAATTAAAAGACAAGCCCTCCACGCCTGGAGGATCGAATTCGAGCATCCGGTGACGCGTAAATGGCTGAAAATAACGGCGCCGATTCCGGAGGATATGGGGCGGCTAATCGACAAGTTACGGACGGGATCCCAAGGCTGTTGA